A single Lactuca sativa cultivar Salinas chromosome 8, Lsat_Salinas_v11, whole genome shotgun sequence DNA region contains:
- the LOC111893273 gene encoding receptor-like protein EIX2, protein MGNPMNFGLLLIFIYVFLVATTYTCFGVGDMSVFCSQQEKLALLNFKHHVKDPSGMLSSWVGNDCCLWEGIQCDNLTRTVESLHLRGGFLVGNEVNSSLAQLRNLKYLDLSGNDFRGSRIPKFIGSFKLLSYLNLSHSGFQGIIPSHLGNLSNLKVLDLSVNEELMADDMAWTLGLLSLEHLVLSLVDLGGAQNWDILYTNPLLKELNLWGCKLSNTDLGPFLNSTGILPSIKYLDLGFNYFIGPLPGFLQNLTSLTFLDLSHFYPSLAWNFGNLLNTNPSLSVLLLSQCRLDKTFLSSPHLNSSTHSNIQHLDLSMNRIDSISPSVLTNMSSLRVLDLSGNIIYSSVPIMPSLLELDLSANSFKKIEHLGIWRWCHLKQLSASFNHFEIEMIESLMNISECAQYALERLDLHGSLNGTIPEPLGRFANLRDIDLSVSELTGSIPESLGGLRFLEVLDLSDNHLTGSIPIFLGKLSKLDLSFNQLNDSIPESFEKLTALTDLNLESNQLTGSIPRFCGKLVKLALSFNKLNGSIPDSFGKLTFLTQMNLAFNQLTGPIPTFPVKLSKIDISFNQLNGSIPESLGKLTALTDLNMKFNRLTGPIPTSIGRLLSLQFISLSSNLLNGTIPVSVGQLAKLNFLDISNNCLEGVVFEAHFSNLSKLKHLDTSFNTMLIFNVSHEWIPPFGLIYLNLSSCNIANGFPQWLRNQRNLNWLVLSNATISGPLPTWLRRMPIISFLDLSHNKLNGPLTNLPNGGDFNELGYDGPLKALYMEYNLFNESIPRSLCRWTYLQLLDLSGNRLSGKIPKCLGNLKNLYFMRFSSNELSGVIPGSIALISSSLMWLGLNNNNFIGELPRELGNLRELRVLDLGDNKLSGYIPECIGELRFLMVLRLHNNNFTGRISSSLCRNSNLQILDVAQNNLMGTIPHCFRQLNAMVSSMQPPDNELRYDEKVIQVMKGVDLEYGRSWTIVFNMDLSSNKLVGEIPLELTALSMLMGLNLSNNHLSGRIPDSIGNMRKLESLDFSNNKLIGTIPPSMAALNFLSHLNLSHNNLSGPIPTGNQLQTFTDPSIYAGNKDLCGAPLPNNCSNHEDSMTSIKKRYEEGDERMKVWFYADIMSGFVTGFWGIIGVLLFKKQWRRKLFMFAEETIEKIYVAVVVRVSKIKRRREAA, encoded by the coding sequence ATGGGGAATCCAATGAATTTCGGGCTGCTTCTCATTTTCATATATGTTTTTTTGGTTGCAACCACATATACTTGTTTTGGTGTTGGGGATATGAGTGTCTTTTGCTCCCAGCAAGAGAAACTTGCTCTTCTCAACTTCAAACACCATGTCAAAGACCCTTCTGGAATGTTGTCATCATGGGTTGGCAATGACTGTTGCTTGTGGGAAGGAATCCAGTGTGACAATCTTACTAGAACCGTTGAAAGCCTTCATCTCAGAGGAGGCTTTTTAGTTGGTAATGAGGTGAACTCTTCTTTGGCACAACTGAGGAATCTAAAATATTTGGACTTGAGTGGGAATGATTTTAGAGGAAGCCGGATCCCAAAGTTCATTGGATCCTTCAAACTGCTGAGCTACCTCAATCTCTCTCATTCTGGTTTTCAAGGTATTATTCCTTCTCACCTTGGGAATCTTTCTAATTTGAAAGTTCTTGATCTCAGTGTAAATGAAGAGCTGATGGCAGATGACATGGCATGGACTCTTGGCCTTTTGTCACTCGAGCATCTCGTTTTGAGTTTAGTCGATCTTGGGGGAGCACAAAACTGGGACATTCTTTACACTAACCCTTTGCTAAAAGAGTTAAACTTGTGGGGATGTAAACTTTCCAACACTGATCTTGGACCCTTTCTTAATTCGACTGGAATACTTCCTAGCATCAAATACTTGGATCTTGGCTTCAATTATTTCATAGGTCCACTCCCTGGctttttgcaaaatttgacatcTCTAACATTCCTGGATCTTTCTCACTTTTATCCAAGTTTGGCGTGGAACTTTGGAAACTTGCTAAACACAAACCCTTCTTTATCAGTGCTGTTATTGTCACAGTGTAGGCTCGATAAGACGTTTCTTTCTTCACCTCATCTTAATTCCAGTACACATTCTAATATCCAACACCTGGATCTTAGCATGAATCGAATTGACAGCATATCTCCGTCTGTTTTAACAAACATGAGTTCCCTAAGAGTCCTTGACCTTTCGGGGAACATTATATATTCATCGGTTCCAATTATGCCTAGTCTTCTAGAGCTTGATCTTTCTGCTAACAGTTTTAAGAAGATTGAGCATCTTGGAATCTGGAGATGGTGTCACCTGAAACAATTGAGTGCATCATTCAATCATTTTGAAATAGAAATGATCGAATCACTAATGAACATATCAGAATGTGCCCAATATGCTTTGGAGAGGTTGGATTTACATGGGAGTTTAAATGGTACAATTCCAGAACCACTTGGAAGATTTGCCAATTTAAGAGACATAGATCTTTCAGTCAGTGAATTAACAGGTTCAATCCCTGAATCTCTTGGAGGATTAagatttttagaagtgttagatctaTCTGATAACCATTTAACCGGCTCCATTCCGATATTCCTTGGTAAACTTTCCAAACTTGACCTTTCTTTTAACCAATTGAATGATTCGATTCCAGAATCCTTTGAAAAATTAACTGCGTTAACAGATTTAAATCTAGAATCCAATCAGTTAACAGGCTCCATTCCAAGATTCTGTGGGAAACTTGTAAAACTTGCCCTTTCTTTCAATAAATTGAATGGTTCAATTCCAGATTCTTTTGGAAAATTAACATTTTTAACACAAATGAATCTAGCATTCAATCAGTTAACGGGCCCCATTCCTACATTCCCTGTGAAACTTTCCAAAATTGACATTTCTTTTAATCAATTGAATGGTTCGATTCCAGAGTCACTTGGAAAATTAACAGCTTTAACAGATTTGAATATGAAATTCAATCGGTTAACAGGTCCCATCCCAACATCTATAGGAAGGCTTCTATCATTACAATTTATTTCATTGTCTTCAAATTTGCTAAATGGAACCATTCCAGTTTCTGTTGGACAACTTGCCAAACTCAATTTTCTAGATATCTCCAACAATTGTTTAGAAGGAGTAGTTTTTGAAGCCCATTTTTCCAATCTTTCGAAGCTGAAGCACCTGGATACTTCTTTTAACACTATGTTGATATTCAATGTTTCACATGAGTGGATACCTCCATTCGGATTAATATATCTTAATCTTAGTTCTTGCAATATTGCAAATGGATTTCCACAGTGGCTTCGAAATCAAAGGAATCTCAACTGGTTAGTGCTCTCCAATGCTACAATTTCGGGACCTCTACCCACATGGTTGCGGAGGATGCCCATCATTTCTTTCTTAGATCTCTCTCACAACAAACTCAACGGACCTTTGACAAACCTTCCTAATGGGGGGGATTTTAATGAGTTAGGGTATGATGGACCTTTGAAAGCATTATATATGGAATATAACCTTTTCAACGAGTCAATTCCAAGGTCATTGTGCAGATGGACATATTTACAACTTCTTGATCTTTCAGGGAATAGATTATCGGGCAAAATTCCCAAGTGTCTCGGGAATCTGAAAAACTTGTATTTCATGAGATTTAGTTCAAATGAGTTGTCTGGCGTCATCCCAGGTTCTATAgctctcatttcttcatcattaaTGTGGTTAGGTTTGAACAACAATAACTTTATTGGTGAACTTCCTCGAGAATTGGGGAATTTACGAGAATTAAGGGTCTTAGATTTGGGTGATAATAAGCTTTCTGGATACATACCTGAATGTATTGGAGAACTTAGGTTTTTGATGGTCCTTAGGCTACACAACAATAATTTTACAGGAAGAATTTCTAGTTCTTTGTGTAGAAATTCAAATCTTCAAATTTTGGACGTTGCACAAAACAACTTAATGGGAACCATCCCTCATTGTTTTAGACAGTTGAATGCAATGGTCAGCAGTATGCAACCACCTGATAATGAACTCCGTTATGATGAGAAGGTGATTCAGGTCATGAAAGGTGTTGACCTTGAATATGGAAGGAGTTGGACTATAGTTTTTAACATGGACCTCTCAAGCAATAAACTTGTTGGAGAAATACCGTTGGAGCTAACTGCACTTTCTATGTTGATGGGTCTcaatttgtctaataatcatctcAGTGGGCGTATTCCAGACAGCATTGGAAACATGAGGAAATTAGAATCTCTCGATTTCTCAAACAACAAGTTGATTGGAACGATCCCTCCAAGCATGGCAGCTTTGAactttttgagccatttgaatttgtcacacaacaacttgtCGGGACCAATTCCAACAGGAAATCAGTTGCAGACCTTTACGGATCCATCAATATATGCTGGGAACAAAGATCTATGTGGAGCTCCATTGCCAAACAATTGCTCTAATCATGAAGATTCGATGACATCAATCAAGAAGAGATATGAAGAAGGTGATGAGCGGATGAAGGTGTGGTTTTATGCGGACATAATGAGTGGTTTTGTGACAGGATTCtggggtattattggagttttGTTGTTCAAGAAGCAGTGGAGAAGGAAGCTTTTTATGTTTGCTGAGGAGACCATAGAGAAGATATATGTTGCAGTTGTGGTAAGAGTTTCCAAGATAAAGAGAAGAAGAGAAGCTGCGTAG